One window of the Salvia splendens isolate huo1 chromosome 1, SspV2, whole genome shotgun sequence genome contains the following:
- the LOC121743760 gene encoding pentatricopeptide repeat-containing protein At5g10690-like isoform X2, with translation MQLLPPIPRSPPSLLASPAVSSLRSRTTRPPRHLRKWPPRRSPASDLPNLKSLTARIVRLTRRRQLATACVHCRDIKSALRFFDEMSKPDGCGVDEVTYGTLLKGLGGSQMIDEAFQVLESVEKGTAVGSPQLSAEMICGLLNALTESGDLRRANGLLARYGHVLQEGGAPSILTFNLLMKGYITAGSPQAALGVHDEILRHGLNPDRQSYNTLIFACIKNENLERAMLLYEKMKDKAQNHQHFDVYPDLVTYTTLLQGFGRVKDINSVEKIFTEMKSRGKMFIDRVAYTTAVDALLNCGSIRGALCVFGEIVKQAGWYPLLRPKPHLFLSMMRAFAARGDYSMVRRLYERMWFDSSGTISFSIQSESDQLLMEAALCQGQVDLALEKLKKVVWKWRDISWSTRGGMVALRIEALMGVNRSVLSPRVLPQVSPKDAIERIMIPFGEASPLRATLKLDQVVMRFFNDSSVPIIDDWGGCVGILHREDCDTLDAPLATLMRRPPPCVTNSTSFGSVIDLMLEKRYKMVIVVKYGDARRISSGSSFKAVGVFTYEQLCKLTQNSLEITDEQFSLSYSNKYLR, from the exons CGGTCTCCTCGCTTCGCTCTCGTACCACGCGTCCTCCTAGACATTTACGCAAGTGGCCGCCCCGCCGGTCACCCGCTTCCGACCTCCCTAATCTCAAGTCGCTCACTGCTCGCATCGTCCGCCTCACTCGCCGCCGCCAACTCGCTACC GCCTGTGTTCATTGCCGTGATATTAAATCAGCTcttagattctttgatgaaatgTCAAAGCCAGACGGCTGTGGGGTTGATGAGGTTACTTATGGTACACTTTTGAAG GGTTTGGGTGGTTCTCAAATGATTGACGAAGCATTTCAAGTTCTTGAGTCTGTGGAGAAAGGTACAGCTGTTGGTAGTCCACAGTTGTCGGCAGAGATGATTTGTGGTCTGTTGAACGCTTTAACTGAATCAG GGGATCTCCGCCGTGCTAATGGACTTCTTGCAAGGTATGGTCATGTACTTCAGGAAGGTGGAGCTCCATcaattttgacttttaattTGTTGATGAAG GGATACATAACAGCTGGTTCTCCCCAGGCAGCTTTAGGTGTACATGATGAAATACTGAGACATGGACTGAATCCTGATAGGCAGAGCtacaatactttaatttttgCGTGTATCAAGAATGAAAACTTAGAGAGAGCAATGCTACTTTATGAGAAAATGAAG GATAAAGCACAGAACCACCAACACTTTGATGTTTACCCTGATCTTGTTACTTACACTACATTACTACAA GGTTTTGGTCGTGTCAAGGATATTAACTCAGTTGAGAAGATCTTCACAGAAATGAAATCACGTGGCAAAATGTTTATCGACCGTGTTGCATATACTACAGCTGTTGATGCACTGCTAAACTGTGGATCAATTAGAG GTGCCCTCTGTGTATTTGGGGAGATTGTAAAACAAGCTGGCTGGTACCCTTTGTTAAGGCCCAAGCCTCACCTCTTTCTGTCGATGATGCGTGCGTTTGCTGCTAGAGGAGACTACAGCATGGTCAGGAGACTATATGAACGCATGTGGTTTGACTCATCAGGAACAATTTCCTTTTCAATACAATCAGAATCAGATCAGCTTTTAATGGAGGCAGCTTTATGTCAAGGCCAG GTTGATCTGGCTTTAGAAAAGCTGAAGAAAGTTGTATGGAAATGGAGGGATATATCTTGGAGTACTCGAGGTGGCATG GTTGCTCTACGAATTGAGGCACTGATGGGTGTAAACAGGTCTGTGCTGAGTCCCCGTGTACTTCCCCAG GTATCACCTAAAGATGCAATTGAGCGCATCATGATACCGTTTGGAGAAGCTTCACCTCTTCGAGCTACTTTGAAATTGGATCAAGTGGTTATGCGTTTCTTTAACGATTCTTCTGTGCCCATCATAGATGACTGGGGGGGCTGTGTGGGGATATTGCACCGTGAAGACTGTGATACA CTAGATGCTCCACTTGCAACGCTCATGAGACGTCCACCACCTTGTGTtacaaactcaacatcatttGGCTCTGTAATTGATCTTATGTTAGAGAAGAGGTACAAAATGGTAATAGTTGTTAAATATGGTGATGCCCGTAGAATATCTTCTGGCTCAAGTTTCAAGGCTGTAGGAGTGTTTACGTATGAACAACTATGTAAGCTTACACAGAACTCATTGGAGATTACTGATGAGCAGTTTTCCCTGTCATATAGCAATAAATATTTGAGATGA
- the LOC121743760 gene encoding pentatricopeptide repeat-containing protein At5g10690-like isoform X1, whose protein sequence is MQLLPPIPRSPPSLLASPAVSSLRSRTTRPPRHLRKWPPRRSPASDLPNLKSLTARIVRLTRRRQLATIFEEIEIAKKQHGKLNIIVMNAVMQACVHCRDIKSALRFFDEMSKPDGCGVDEVTYGTLLKGLGGSQMIDEAFQVLESVEKGTAVGSPQLSAEMICGLLNALTESGDLRRANGLLARYGHVLQEGGAPSILTFNLLMKGYITAGSPQAALGVHDEILRHGLNPDRQSYNTLIFACIKNENLERAMLLYEKMKDKAQNHQHFDVYPDLVTYTTLLQGFGRVKDINSVEKIFTEMKSRGKMFIDRVAYTTAVDALLNCGSIRGALCVFGEIVKQAGWYPLLRPKPHLFLSMMRAFAARGDYSMVRRLYERMWFDSSGTISFSIQSESDQLLMEAALCQGQVDLALEKLKKVVWKWRDISWSTRGGMVALRIEALMGVNRSVLSPRVLPQVSPKDAIERIMIPFGEASPLRATLKLDQVVMRFFNDSSVPIIDDWGGCVGILHREDCDTLDAPLATLMRRPPPCVTNSTSFGSVIDLMLEKRYKMVIVVKYGDARRISSGSSFKAVGVFTYEQLCKLTQNSLEITDEQFSLSYSNKYLR, encoded by the exons CGGTCTCCTCGCTTCGCTCTCGTACCACGCGTCCTCCTAGACATTTACGCAAGTGGCCGCCCCGCCGGTCACCCGCTTCCGACCTCCCTAATCTCAAGTCGCTCACTGCTCGCATCGTCCGCCTCACTCGCCGCCGCCAACTCGCTACC ATATTTGAGGAAATAGAGATTGCTAAGAAGCAGCATGGGAAGCTGAACATAATCGTGATGAATGCTGTGATGCAGGCCTGTGTTCATTGCCGTGATATTAAATCAGCTcttagattctttgatgaaatgTCAAAGCCAGACGGCTGTGGGGTTGATGAGGTTACTTATGGTACACTTTTGAAG GGTTTGGGTGGTTCTCAAATGATTGACGAAGCATTTCAAGTTCTTGAGTCTGTGGAGAAAGGTACAGCTGTTGGTAGTCCACAGTTGTCGGCAGAGATGATTTGTGGTCTGTTGAACGCTTTAACTGAATCAG GGGATCTCCGCCGTGCTAATGGACTTCTTGCAAGGTATGGTCATGTACTTCAGGAAGGTGGAGCTCCATcaattttgacttttaattTGTTGATGAAG GGATACATAACAGCTGGTTCTCCCCAGGCAGCTTTAGGTGTACATGATGAAATACTGAGACATGGACTGAATCCTGATAGGCAGAGCtacaatactttaatttttgCGTGTATCAAGAATGAAAACTTAGAGAGAGCAATGCTACTTTATGAGAAAATGAAG GATAAAGCACAGAACCACCAACACTTTGATGTTTACCCTGATCTTGTTACTTACACTACATTACTACAA GGTTTTGGTCGTGTCAAGGATATTAACTCAGTTGAGAAGATCTTCACAGAAATGAAATCACGTGGCAAAATGTTTATCGACCGTGTTGCATATACTACAGCTGTTGATGCACTGCTAAACTGTGGATCAATTAGAG GTGCCCTCTGTGTATTTGGGGAGATTGTAAAACAAGCTGGCTGGTACCCTTTGTTAAGGCCCAAGCCTCACCTCTTTCTGTCGATGATGCGTGCGTTTGCTGCTAGAGGAGACTACAGCATGGTCAGGAGACTATATGAACGCATGTGGTTTGACTCATCAGGAACAATTTCCTTTTCAATACAATCAGAATCAGATCAGCTTTTAATGGAGGCAGCTTTATGTCAAGGCCAG GTTGATCTGGCTTTAGAAAAGCTGAAGAAAGTTGTATGGAAATGGAGGGATATATCTTGGAGTACTCGAGGTGGCATG GTTGCTCTACGAATTGAGGCACTGATGGGTGTAAACAGGTCTGTGCTGAGTCCCCGTGTACTTCCCCAG GTATCACCTAAAGATGCAATTGAGCGCATCATGATACCGTTTGGAGAAGCTTCACCTCTTCGAGCTACTTTGAAATTGGATCAAGTGGTTATGCGTTTCTTTAACGATTCTTCTGTGCCCATCATAGATGACTGGGGGGGCTGTGTGGGGATATTGCACCGTGAAGACTGTGATACA CTAGATGCTCCACTTGCAACGCTCATGAGACGTCCACCACCTTGTGTtacaaactcaacatcatttGGCTCTGTAATTGATCTTATGTTAGAGAAGAGGTACAAAATGGTAATAGTTGTTAAATATGGTGATGCCCGTAGAATATCTTCTGGCTCAAGTTTCAAGGCTGTAGGAGTGTTTACGTATGAACAACTATGTAAGCTTACACAGAACTCATTGGAGATTACTGATGAGCAGTTTTCCCTGTCATATAGCAATAAATATTTGAGATGA
- the LOC121743778 gene encoding uncharacterized protein LOC121743778, producing MATRRDAFPDKEKATPSPQTGTAKLRGAVNQISPKPKVSTAPLKQTRPTALRTPTTGVSKPQTRKPASPATATKPAQTRTRPLDNKTAIPTLKARVSAAVAAATPVTATGVARRASRLPVKAVTPPKPPPAKKWKPVEKEEGNRRLSTSSVGSGRRSSIGLRKESVRSAPEKKERQITSCNLDKNEDLSICNVPEPEMKLQDIEYSYLNEVEEKTVQSLSNFGKGIDDIVRGDQEPLNFAKIENAINNTDPTVVIAGSSTNSGQHETPADIKTKENVTNSSDKVENIAENSHEEVREKEVKVVEVAAEEQAAIVSKVVESKEIEPAAEKKQQNSVPQIQQEKSHGKYDSPVSNDVIEETANKLREMRRNKVRALAGAFETVISLQEK from the coding sequence ATGGCAACAAGAAGAGATGCTTTTCCTGACAAGGAGAAGGCAACACCTTCTCCACAAACAGGAACAGCAAAGCTTAGAGGAGCTGTAAATCAAATTTCCCCCAAACCAAAAGTTTCAACTGCACCACTAAAACAGACTAGGCCAACAGCTTTGAGAACCCCGACTACCGGTGTTTCTAAGCCTCAGACGAGGAAACCAGCCTCCCCAGCCACTGCAACCAAGCCTGCACAAACCAGAACAAGACCCCTGGACAATAAGACAGCGATTCCCACACTGAAAGCGCGCGTCTCAGCTGCTGTCGCTGCTGCTACTCCTGTTACTGCTACTGGTGTTGCCCGCCGTGCCTCCAGACTCCCAGTCAAGGCTGTTACTCCCCCTAAACCGCCTCCTGCTAAGAAATGGAAACCGgtggagaaggaagaaggaaacCGTCGCCTCTCCACCTCGTCTGTGGGCAGTGGGAGGAGGAGCAGCATCGGTTTGAGGAAGGAGAGTGTACGTAGTGCTCCAGAAAAGAAGGAACGGCAGATCACCAGCTGTAATCTTGACAAAAATGAAGATCTAAGCATATGCAACGTTCCTGAACCTGAAATGAAGCTTCAAGACATAGAATATTCTTATCTCAATGAAGTCGAGGAGAAGACGGTGCAGAGTTTGAGCAACTTTGGAAAGGGCATCGATGATATAGTACGAGGTGATCAAGAGCCGTTGAACTTTGCCAAGATTGAAAATGCTATCAATAATACAGATCCAACAGTTGTGATTGCCGGATCCTCTACAAACTCAGGACAGCACGAAACACCTGCCGATATCAAGACAAAAGAGAATGTAACAAATAGCTCTGATAAAGTTGAAAACATTGCAGAAAATTCTCATGAGGAGGTTAGAGAAAAAGAGGTCAAAGTGGTCGAAGTAGCAGCAGAGGAACAAGCAGCAATTGTAAGTAAAGTTGTCGAGTCTAAGGAAATCGAACCAGCAGCAGAAAAGAAGCAACAAAATTCAGTGCCTCAGATACaacaagaaaaatcacatgGGAAGTATGACTCACCAGTTTCCAATGATGTAATCGAGGAGACTGCAAACAAGCTTCGCGAGATGAGGAGAAACAAAGTGAGGGCTCTTGCTGGAGCTTTTGAAACCGTCATCTCGTTGCAAGAGAAATGA
- the LOC121803460 gene encoding protein ENHANCED DISEASE RESISTANCE 2-like, producing the protein MCSSKQMKMHHHRSSTAIEDWREDAISRGSLKHVDLNTGSNGWAAPPGDFFSVRGPNYSTQKGKTPAGEWLLDPAGVDWIRSNGKLENLLARRDNRVMNALRESKKSTPETFIIAVNLQIPGREHHSVVFYFSSKEGEPIGSNPLLHNFINGSDEYRNSRFKIVNKIVKGPRILKTAVGRYSACLLGKAVNCCYHRGADYLEIDVDIGSSTVASAILRLALGCMKAVTVDLGFLVEGQTEEELPEKLFGAVRICQMEMSSAKFVDVAAPSPVISNKVFPVNSDKH; encoded by the coding sequence ATGTGCTCGTCGAAACAAATGAAGATGCACCACCACCGCTCTTCCACGGCCATTGAAGATTGGAGAGAGGACGCAATCAGCCGCGGATCCTTAAAACACGTCGATCTCAACACCGGATCTAACGGCTGGGCGGCTCCTCCCGGTGATTTCTTCTCCGTCCGAGGACCTAATTACTCTACCCAAAAGGGCAAAACTCCAGCCGGCGAATGGCTCCTCGATCCCGCCGGAGTCGATTGGATCCGATCCAACGGCAAGCTCGAAAACCTCCTCGCGCGCCGCGACAACCGCGTGATGAACGCGCTGCGCGAATCGAAGAAATCGACGCCGGAGACGTTCATAATCGCGGTGAATCTCCAGATCCCCGGCCGCGAGCATCACTCCGTGGTGTTCTACTTCTCGAGCAAGGAAGGGGAGCCGATCGGATCGAATCCTCTGCTCCACAATTTCATCAACGGATCGGATGAATATCGCAACAGCCGATTCAAAATCGTGAATAAAATCGTGAAAGGACCGAGGATTCTGAAGACAGCGGTGGGGAGATACTCGGCGTGTCTGCTCGGCAAGGCTGTGAACTGCTGCTACCACCGGGGAGCGGATTATCTGGAAATCGATGTCGACATCGGCAGCTCCACCGTCGCCTCCGCGATTTTACGGCTAGCGTTAGGGTGCATGAAGGCGGTTACGGTGGATTTGGGGTTCTTAGTGGAGGGGCAGACGGAGGAGGAACTGCCGGAGAAGCTATTTGGCGCGGTGAGGATCTGCCAGATGGAGATGAGCTCGGCGAAATTTGTAGATGTCGCGGCCCCGTCGCCGGTAATCAGTAATAAGGTCTTCCCCGTCAATAGTGATAAACATTAG